A DNA window from Phaeobacter sp. A36a-5a contains the following coding sequences:
- the obgE gene encoding GTPase ObgE, which translates to MKFLDLAKVYIRSGAGGNGCVSFRREKFMEYGGPDGGDGGRGGSVWVEVTEGLNTLIDFRYQQHFFAKNGQSGMGRQRTGKDGDDIVLRVPVGTEIMDEDQETVLADLTEVGERFLLAKGGNGGFGNLHFKSATNQAPRRANSGQDGIERTIWLRLKLIADVGLLGLPNAGKSTFLSATSNARPKIADYPFTTLHPNLGVVGIDGVEFVVADIPGLIAGAHEGRGIGDRFLGHVERCAVLLHLVDGTSETVAEDYQTIINELEAYGGELADKPRITALNKVDSLDDEERAEAKAELEAAVGGPVFMMSGVSREGLNEVLRAMRTQIDEDRLRQKPQGEQGTWQP; encoded by the coding sequence ATGAAATTCCTCGATCTGGCCAAAGTCTACATTCGCTCCGGCGCGGGCGGGAACGGCTGCGTCAGCTTTCGCCGTGAAAAATTTATGGAATATGGCGGCCCCGACGGCGGCGACGGCGGCCGTGGCGGGTCAGTCTGGGTCGAGGTGACCGAGGGGCTGAATACGCTGATTGATTTCCGCTATCAGCAGCACTTTTTTGCCAAGAACGGCCAATCCGGCATGGGGCGCCAGCGCACCGGCAAGGATGGCGATGATATCGTGCTGCGCGTGCCGGTTGGCACGGAGATCATGGATGAGGATCAGGAAACCGTTCTTGCGGATCTGACGGAGGTCGGTGAGCGTTTTCTCCTGGCCAAGGGCGGCAATGGCGGCTTTGGCAACCTGCATTTCAAAAGCGCGACAAATCAGGCGCCGCGCCGGGCCAACTCCGGTCAGGACGGGATTGAGCGGACCATCTGGCTGCGGCTGAAACTGATCGCGGACGTCGGCCTGTTGGGCCTGCCCAACGCCGGCAAATCAACCTTTCTCTCGGCGACATCCAACGCCCGGCCAAAAATCGCGGACTACCCGTTTACAACGCTGCATCCGAATCTCGGCGTTGTTGGCATCGACGGGGTTGAGTTCGTTGTGGCCGATATCCCCGGTCTGATCGCAGGCGCCCATGAGGGGCGCGGGATCGGTGACCGCTTCCTTGGCCATGTTGAGCGCTGTGCCGTTCTGCTGCATTTGGTGGATGGGACATCGGAAACCGTGGCGGAGGACTACCAGACCATCATCAATGAGCTGGAGGCCTATGGCGGCGAGCTGGCGGACAAGCCGCGCATCACTGCGCTGAACAAGGTCGACTCCCTTGATGATGAGGAACGCGCGGAGGCCAAAGCAGAGCTGGAAGCCGCCGTCGGCGGTCCCGTCTTCATGATGTCCGGCGTCAGCCGGGAGGGTCTGAACGAGGTGCTGCGTGCCATGCGTACGCAGATCGACGAAGATCGTCTGCGCCAGAAACCTCAGGGGGAGCAGGGCACGTGGCAACCCTGA
- a CDS encoding glutamate-5-semialdehyde dehydrogenase: protein MNETQDIAALMADIGKRAKQAAAKLAVASAECKTAALNAAADAVWDKRAEILSANAKDLDFGRTKGLSPAMMDRLALDEDRIAGIVSGLRAVAAQADPVGEVLAEWSQPSGLQIQRVRTPLGVIGVIYESRPNVTADAGALCLKSGNAVILRGGSESFHSSQAIHACLVAGLRSADLPEDAVQLVPTRDRAAVQELLTMTDTVDVIVPRGGKGLVGLVQREARVPVFAHLEGIVHIYLDKAADPQKALEIVLNAKTRRTGICGAAECLLIHRDIADTIGRDVLTALAAAGVEIRAEAGLPGPDGMTEATEADWGCEYLDAIIAARQVQDLDAAIAHIRAHHSQHTDCIITEDDGAVAQFFAELDSAILMHNASTQFADGGEFGMGAEIGIATGKMHARGPVGAAQLTSFKYLVRGNGAVRS, encoded by the coding sequence ATGAATGAGACGCAAGATATTGCTGCGCTGATGGCTGACATCGGCAAACGTGCAAAGCAAGCCGCCGCAAAACTGGCTGTTGCCAGTGCCGAATGCAAAACCGCCGCGCTGAATGCCGCTGCTGATGCGGTTTGGGACAAGCGGGCAGAGATATTGTCCGCCAATGCCAAGGATCTCGATTTCGGCCGCACCAAGGGGCTGTCGCCTGCGATGATGGACCGTCTGGCGCTGGATGAAGACCGGATTGCCGGAATTGTCTCCGGTCTGCGGGCGGTCGCAGCACAGGCCGATCCGGTGGGAGAAGTGCTGGCGGAATGGTCGCAACCCTCTGGGCTTCAGATCCAGCGTGTTCGCACACCGCTTGGCGTGATCGGTGTCATCTACGAAAGCCGCCCGAATGTCACCGCCGATGCCGGCGCGCTCTGCCTGAAGTCGGGTAATGCGGTGATCCTGCGCGGTGGCTCGGAAAGTTTTCACTCGAGCCAGGCCATCCACGCCTGCCTTGTTGCGGGTCTGCGCAGCGCCGATCTGCCGGAGGATGCGGTCCAGCTGGTCCCGACGCGCGACCGTGCAGCGGTGCAGGAACTGCTGACGATGACCGATACGGTCGATGTGATTGTTCCGCGTGGTGGCAAGGGGTTGGTCGGTCTTGTCCAGCGCGAGGCCCGAGTGCCGGTCTTTGCGCATTTGGAGGGGATCGTGCATATTTACCTCGACAAGGCTGCAGATCCGCAAAAGGCGCTGGAGATCGTGCTGAATGCCAAGACGCGCCGCACTGGCATCTGTGGCGCTGCGGAATGCTTACTCATCCACCGGGATATCGCGGATACGATTGGGCGCGACGTGCTGACCGCGCTGGCCGCCGCCGGTGTGGAAATCCGCGCCGAGGCTGGTCTGCCGGGCCCGGATGGCATGACAGAGGCAACCGAAGCCGATTGGGGCTGCGAATATCTGGATGCGATCATTGCCGCCAGACAGGTCCAGGATCTGGACGCGGCCATCGCCCATATCCGCGCGCATCATTCGCAGCACACCGATTGTATCATCACCGAGGATGACGGCGCCGTTGCGCAGTTCTTTGCTGAGCTGGACAGCGCGATCCTGATGCACAATGCCTCAACCCAGTTTGCGGATGGTGGTGAATTTGGCATGGGGGCCGAGATCGGTATTGCAACC
- the proB gene encoding glutamate 5-kinase: MATLTDARRIVVKIGSALLVDRNSGALRADWLRALAEDVAWLKSMGKDVILVSSGSIALGRRVLDLAARELPLEQSQAAAAVGQIRLARAYEEALAPHEITTGQVLVTLEDSTDRRRYLNSRATLETLIGLGVVPIVNENDTIATDEIRYGDNDRLAAQVAVTVGADALILLSDVDGFYSANPVLDPTAQRYDRIDHITAEIEAMAGDGVSGLSKGGMITKLLAAKMATAAGCAMAITEGSRHNPLKLLEDGAPSTWFSAQGDPQVARKRWIAAMKTRGVITIDEGAARALGRGKSLLPAGIRHIEGDFGRGDPLAILGPDGRKLGQGLSRYTAEEAAAIQGRQSAEIEAILGYAGRAAVIHRDDMAL; the protein is encoded by the coding sequence GTGGCAACCCTGACCGACGCCCGGCGTATTGTCGTCAAGATCGGGTCCGCCCTGCTGGTGGACCGGAACAGCGGCGCATTGCGGGCGGATTGGTTGCGGGCCTTGGCAGAGGATGTTGCCTGGCTGAAATCCATGGGCAAGGACGTGATCCTTGTATCCTCGGGATCCATCGCCCTGGGGCGTCGCGTGCTCGATCTTGCGGCGCGGGAGCTGCCGCTGGAGCAATCGCAGGCGGCAGCGGCGGTCGGCCAGATCCGTCTCGCGCGCGCCTATGAGGAAGCGCTTGCGCCGCATGAAATCACCACCGGGCAGGTGTTGGTGACACTCGAAGACAGCACCGATCGCCGTCGCTACCTGAATTCTCGTGCGACGCTGGAGACGTTGATCGGCCTCGGCGTGGTGCCCATCGTCAATGAAAACGACACCATTGCCACCGATGAGATCCGCTATGGCGACAACGACCGACTGGCGGCGCAGGTTGCGGTGACCGTCGGAGCTGATGCGCTGATCCTGCTGTCGGACGTTGACGGTTTTTACAGCGCCAATCCGGTGCTGGACCCGACTGCGCAGCGTTATGATCGGATTGACCACATCACAGCCGAGATCGAGGCGATGGCCGGGGATGGCGTCTCTGGCCTCTCCAAGGGCGGGATGATCACCAAATTGCTGGCCGCCAAGATGGCGACAGCGGCTGGCTGCGCCATGGCAATCACTGAAGGGTCGCGACACAACCCTCTGAAATTGCTGGAAGACGGTGCGCCGTCCACGTGGTTCTCGGCACAGGGTGATCCGCAGGTGGCGCGTAAACGCTGGATTGCAGCGATGAAAACCCGTGGCGTGATCACCATCGACGAAGGCGCGGCTCGGGCGCTAGGTCGCGGCAAGAGCCTGCTGCCCGCGGGCATCCGACATATCGAAGGAGACTTCGGCCGCGGCGATCCGCTGGCCATCCTTGGCCCAGACGGGCGGAAACTGGGGCAGGGGCTCAGCCGGTACACGGCTGAGGAAGCTGCCGCCATTCAGGGACGCCAGTCGGCCGAGATTGAAGCGATCCTTGGGTATGCGGGGCGCGCGGCCGTCATCCACCGCGATGATATGGCGCTGTAA